A stretch of DNA from Kwoniella mangroviensis CBS 8507 chromosome 1 map unlocalized Ctg01, whole genome shotgun sequence:
GCCTTTTCGGTAGAGTGATCAAACAACCGATGATATCACCTGTTTGGAAAGATTTGCCGGCGTAGGGTCTAGGTCTAGAAATATGGACCTTCTCCCCGTTGACATCCCTTATGGCGTAGCTATAAGCGTCTGATCCGACAGGTGAATCCAGATTGgcttctctccttccccaACCGATTCTGACATGGGGATTACTACTCATCAAGTGACCTTTGCCACCACCTAAAGATCCATTCCCACGCTCAATCTTGACTTCGTAATaccatctcccttctctcacaGCTACGTTGGCTCTGGCACTTCTAAATCCACGATCATTTGATATGGTTAGTGCAGTAGGTGATATACGCAGATAAGAAGATCGGTCCAGCCATGATATATGGACTGGAGGGAGCGGTGGTGGATACGGGATAGTACGGTAGAATGGGTACCGAGGGTGAGGTGAGGGAGTTGGAGAGATAGCACAGGGGATATAGCGGAAGCCTGGGGATAGCCATAACAAGCAGATTAGCCAAGTTTTCATCAAGAGGATAAAATCTTCAAAAAAATGGCAACATTGTGACCACAAGGCCattatacacatatacatacgCTCACTCACCCTTTGAAACGGGTATATCTGCCCACAAGAATGATTCTTCCCCGtattcatccccatctccaGAACCAGGCTGCTGCGCACCCAGTCTGGCGTAATCCCTTCTCTCAGCAGCATCGTTTCTCTCCCTCCgtgattgatactgattcGATAGGGTGGAAGGTCCTGGTCCTGCCAGACCCTCTTGagccaaagaggaagaaggaagtgcTGATGTGGAAGATTCaggtgggatggaagacGGCGCAGGAGTGGAAGATGCCGAGGATGCCGAGGGAGATAGTCGCCGCTTCTTGACTGGCATGGTGACGAGGGAGGTGCGCTGAGTGCTCTATCACCCCAGGATGGAAGGGTGTGacagttgatgaagatgagatgtgagatgttTGAGGGGGTGAAGCGACAGACGAtttcttccactttgacCGGATGGACGGGTAGGGCATGTGAGTACCACGTGTCTGGACATCCTCCGTGGTTACGTCATCACACAACTCCTCGGTGGAATGTCCCGGGGAAAATAGCAATAGCGCCGATAGAGAGACCGGTGTAAATGTTTATGTATATTTTTATATCACCGCCTGTCCCATATGGATGCACATATACGAGGAAGCACCGCATGCATCGTATCCCAGAGCCAGAATGGGTACTGACAGAGGCGAGGTCGAGAAGAGAACATCGAGTGGGACCATGTGTGCCAGAATATAACGATGGAACGGTCCGCTTGTTCcggatgatatagatgtaAAACGATGTACAGTCAACAACATGTTTTCTTCATTCTTCCATCTTgaatctttcatctcctgatTGCCCATCTAGATCATAGAAAGCATACATTCATTCAGAGCTATCACCATGTCAAACATCGAGGTCAAATCAGATAACCCTTCGTTCGTGCTACACGGtatcgaagatgtcaagTTCGAAAACGTATGTCCACTGAAGCGACCAGGAATACACCACCGTCCGGTCTCACTGATGACTGTATATCCTCCCATCACAGCGATCAGTACCAGAGATCAAGAACGACGAATGTCTCGTAGCAGTATCAAAAACAGGTATATGCGGATCAGACGTTCATTACTTGCTTCACGGCCGAATCGGTGACTTCGTATTGGAACAACCCATGTGTTTGGGTCATGAGTCCAGTGGCGTAGTAGTCAAATTAGGACCTGGCGTAAAGAATGATGGAAGGATCAAAGTGGGTGAGAGAGTCGCGATGGAACCTGGGGTTAGCTGTAGGACTTGTACGGAATGTAAGAGTGGAATGtacgaggtgagtaaatTGTCTGCATTGACAGGCGTGTAAGCAGAATGATAGGTGGTGTGGCAATTTATAGGGGAGAGCGAGTGAGTGGGGGTTGTGTCGATGATGTGAAGTTCATGAATATTCATTTCCCCTGGAGCACGGAATACGAGCTAAAAAGATTTGTTTTCGATTCATAGCTGTGCCCTCACATGGCTTTCGCTGCTACCCCTCCAACTCAATTCGGGACATTGTGTCGATACTGTAAGTGAACAAGACATCATCGCATCTTGACACTCGTCCAGCCCTGCTACATGAGACGCATACTTACCCTTATTGCATAACAGACGTCCTGCCTGCCGATATGCTCCACCCTATTCCCGAAACCGTCTCATTCGAAGACGGTGCCATGATGGAACCCTTGTCCGTTGGTGTTCACTCTGTTCACTCGCTCGGTCAGCTCCAATCAGATCAAGTTGTTATTGTCTTCGGTGCTGGTCCTGTCGGTCTGCTCTGTATGGCAGTTGCCAAAGCGTTGGGTGCTAGGCGAGTCATCGCGGTGGATATTCAGCAGGAAAGATTGGACTTTGCGAGATCGTACGCTGCTAGTGATATCTTCTTACCTGTGAGTGTGACAGTTCTTCAATCTGATGAGCATATTATGCTCTGCACCTCCCGGTGATTCTAGAAGATATCTCCTGCGTCCTTCACAGAGGCCACTGTTATAGGTATACTGTACTGACCTTAACACCCATTTTCCCAGGGCGCTCGTGACCCCAACGAATCCATGGAAGACTACTGTGCTCGAGTGACCGAAGAAATCAAGACCACCCTGAACATCCCTTCTCGAGACCATGGCGCCGTTGACCTCGCCATCGAAGCCTCAGGTGCACCAACCTGTATCCAGATGGGCATCAACATCTTGAAACCTGCGTGAGTTTTCTCGTTCTTGAATTGCATACTTGTGCTGACCTTGCAATATTTCCCAGCGGTA
This window harbors:
- a CDS encoding chlorophyll synthesis pathway protein BchC encodes the protein MSNIEVKSDNPSFVLHGIEDVKFENRSVPEIKNDECLVAVSKTGICGSDVHYLLHGRIGDFVLEQPMCLGHESSGVVVKLGPGVKNDGRIKVGERVAMEPGVSCRTCTECKSGMYELCPHMAFAATPPTQFGTLCRYYVLPADMLHPIPETVSFEDGAMMEPLSVGVHSVHSLGQLQSDQVVIVFGAGPVGLLCMAVAKALGARRVIAVDIQQERLDFARSYAASDIFLPGARDPNESMEDYCARVTEEIKTTLNIPSRDHGAVDLAIEASGAPTCIQMGINILKPAGIYVQVGMGRNMNVPLPLFHVINKQLKVLGSFRYGPGDYPLAISLVERGLVDLKPLVTHQFEFEDAKQAFEVTKLGRDEGGKGVIKAIISGPK